Sequence from the Nocardioides exalbidus genome:
CAGACCACGTTGACGAGCAGCCCGAGACCACCGACGACCAGCATCGGGCCGGACGCGACCTCGACGGTCTCACCGATCCGGGTCACCGCCTCGACGACCACGTAGACCGAGACGCCGAGCATGATCAGCACCGTCAGGCCCGAGGCGAAGACCTCGGCCCGGTAGGAGCCGTACGTCCGACGCCCCGTGCCGTCGGGACGGGTCGCGATCTTCGTCGCCACCAGCGCGGCGCCGAGCGCGACCACGTCAGCGGCCATGTGCCCGGCGTCGGAGATCAGCGCGAGCGACTGCGCGGCCAGGCCGACGACGAGCTCGACCACGAAGAAGGCCGCCACCAGGCCGAAGGCCACCGCGAGGCGCCAGCGGTGCCGACCGGCCGCGCTGCCGTGCCCGTGACCTGCACCCATCGTCGTACTCCATCGCTTGTGGTCTTTGTCATCGCTCATTGGCGATGATAGGTGCACGGCACCCGGCACGTCCAGCCTTGGCGCGATGTCGGAAGATGGTGCGGAGCCGCCCGCTCCCCACTCCGTTGAGCCAGTGAGGTTCCGCCGATGACGCAGCACGACACCGAGACCGGTGCCGACCTCGACCTCGACCGTGACCTCCGCGACCGGCGGCTCGCCGTCGGCCTCGTCGTGGGCGGCCTGATCGGCCTGGTCGCGGCGGCGGTGCTGCTGGTGGAGCGGATCCACCTCGCCGAGGACCCGACCTACGTCCCGTCGTGCAGCATCAACCCGATCCTCAGCTGCGGCAACGTCATGCAGACCCCGCAGGCCGCGCTCCTCGGCTTCCCGAACCCGCTCATCGGCGTCGCCGCCTTCCCGGTCGTCATCGCCACCGGCATGGCGCTGCTGGCCGGCGCCCGCTTCGCCCGGTGGTACTGGGCCGGGCTCCAGGCCGGCGTCACCGTCGCGCTCGCCCTGATCGGGTGGCTGGCCTTCCAGAGCCTCTACCGCATCGGCGCGCTGTGCCCCTACTGCATGGTCGTGTGGGTCGTGGTGATCCCGACCTTCTGGTACGTCACCCGCCGCAACCTCCGCGAGGGCGTCCTCGGCGAGGCCGCGCGCGACGGTGGCCTGCGCCGCTTCCTCGACGGCTGGTCGGCGCCGCTGCTCTTCGGGGTGTACGCCGTCGTGGTGCTGCTGATCCTGCAGCGGTTCTGGTCGTACTGGTCGACGCTGCTCTGAGCCACGGCCCAGCCACTGCCCGACCGCCGTTCAGCGGTGGTGGTCCTCGTAGTGGTGGGCCGGGCTCATCGCGGTGAGCCCGAGGAGCCGCTCGGCGGTGCCGAGCACCTCGAGCAGCTCGCCTGCGTGGTTCAGCGACCACATGGACGCCCGGCCCTCGGGGCGCGAGGTCACCAGGCCGCAGTCCTTGAGGCAGGCGAGGTGCTTGGAGACCGTGCTCTGCGCGAGCCCGAGGTGGGCCGTCAGGTCGACGACCCGGTGCTCGCCGAGGACGAGGTGGCGCACGATCAGCAGCCGCGAGGGATCGGACAGGGCGTGGAAGAGGGCCGCCTCGGCGGTCAGCCCGGCCGTGTCCTGGTTCATCGCCACGCGACGATGCTAGGTCATCGCGGACCACCCCGTCGGCGGCCGCCGGCGCTCGCCTAGCCTGCGGAGGTGGAGAGGCGACTGCTGGCGGACACCCGCCCGTTGGCGAACCCCCACTTCAAGCGGCTCTGGCGAGCCAACATCGTCACGGTCATCGGGGCCCAGCTGACCGTCGTGGCGGTGCCCGCGCAGATCTACGCGATGACCGGCTCGTCGGCCTACGTCGGCCTCACCGGCGTCTTCGGGCTCGTCCCGCTCGTGGTCTTCGGGCTGTGGGGCGGGGCGCTGGCCGACGTCTTCGACCGTCGCACGCTCCTGATGGTCACCACGACCGGGCTCATCGTGACGAGCGCGTGCTTCTGGCTGCAGGCGGCCTCCGGGCTCGAAAACGTCTGGCTGCTGCTCTGCCTCTTCGCCGTGCAGCAGGCCTTCTTCGCGGTCAACCAGCCGACCCGGTCGGCGCTGCTGCCGCGGCTGCTCGACAAGGAGCTGCTGCCCGCGGCCAACTCGCTCAACATGACGGTCATGCAGGCCGGCGGCATCGCCGGCCCGCTCGTGGGTGGCGCGCTGATCCCGCTGATCGGCTTCTCGTGGCTCTACCTGCTCGACACGATCACGCTCTTCGCGACCCTGAGCGCGGTCGTACGGCTCCCGGCGCTGCCCGTGATGGGCGCGACCGCCGTGCCTGGGCTGTCGGCGGTGGTCGACGGCTTCCGCTACCTGCGGACCCAGCCGGTGCTGATGATGTCGTTCGGCGTCGACATGATCGCGATGGTCTTCGGGATGCC
This genomic interval carries:
- a CDS encoding vitamin K epoxide reductase family protein, which produces MTQHDTETGADLDLDRDLRDRRLAVGLVVGGLIGLVAAAVLLVERIHLAEDPTYVPSCSINPILSCGNVMQTPQAALLGFPNPLIGVAAFPVVIATGMALLAGARFARWYWAGLQAGVTVALALIGWLAFQSLYRIGALCPYCMVVWVVVIPTFWYVTRRNLREGVLGEAARDGGLRRFLDGWSAPLLFGVYAVVVLLILQRFWSYWSTLL
- a CDS encoding ArsR/SmtB family transcription factor; the protein is MNQDTAGLTAEAALFHALSDPSRLLIVRHLVLGEHRVVDLTAHLGLAQSTVSKHLACLKDCGLVTSRPEGRASMWSLNHAGELLEVLGTAERLLGLTAMSPAHHYEDHHR
- a CDS encoding MFS transporter, producing MERRLLADTRPLANPHFKRLWRANIVTVIGAQLTVVAVPAQIYAMTGSSAYVGLTGVFGLVPLVVFGLWGGALADVFDRRTLLMVTTTGLIVTSACFWLQAASGLENVWLLLCLFAVQQAFFAVNQPTRSALLPRLLDKELLPAANSLNMTVMQAGGIAGPLVGGALIPLIGFSWLYLLDTITLFATLSAVVRLPALPVMGATAVPGLSAVVDGFRYLRTQPVLMMSFGVDMIAMVFGMPRALFPEMAHVDFGGPSEGGLAFALLFAAIPAGAVVGGVLSGWVSHVERQGFAVIVSIIVWGLAMVGFGVSAMLAPSAPTVMLVLAVVMLAIGGGADMASAAFRMSMLQAAADDSVRGRLQGIFIVVVAGGPRIADVAHGATAAATGAAVAAAGGGVLVVVFTVLAALLVPAFVRYRITRVA